The nucleotide window ACGAGGAGGCCGACGTCGAGGCCGGCGGCCGCCAGGCGGCCGAGGGCACGGAGCCGGGCATGCGGGGCGGGGGAGCGGGCCTCGATCCGCCGGACCAGCCGCCCCTCGAGGGCGGCCAGCGAGATATGAATGCGCACCGTGTGACGTTCGGCGAGCTGCACCAGGAGATCGATGTCCCGGGTGATGAGCGGCGACTTGGTGATGATGCCGAGGTGGAGCCCGCGGTGCGGGAGGAGCGACTCGAGCAGCCCGCGGGTGATCCGGAAGCGCCGCTCGGCGGGCTGATAGGGATCGGTGGCGGTGCCGATGACGATGGGCTTCCCGTCGATGCGGGCGGGAATGAGCGTCCGGCGGAAGATGGTCGGCGCGTTGGTTTTGACGAGAATGCGTGTTTCAAACGGATCAGGGCGAGGAAGCGGGGAAGCGGGGAAGGAAAGACGCTCCATGGTCCACCGATGGGTATCGCGGGCATAGCAGTAGGTGCAGCCGAATTCGCAGCCGATATAGGGGTTCACCGACCAGAACGGCATGTGGGTGGCCGCCGGACTGTTGAGCACGGAGCGGGTCGGCACTGCCTCGAAGGTGACGGCGCGGCTCTCGGCGACGCCGAGGCGGGGCAGCGGGGCTGCGGGGCCGCGGGGCAGGAACGAGAGTTGGGATCCGCGCTGGAGCGACTGCCCACCTGCCCCGCTGCCCACCGGCCCCGCCACTAGCCGCACCTCCCCCATCCACAGGCCCGGCAGGTCACGCAGCCGGAGTTATGGGCCACGGGGCCGGCGCATTCGGGGCAGACGCGTATGCACCGATAGGCCAGGGGGTTCGCTCGTTGGGATGAGCCATTGGCTTGGGGAGACGGGTATTGGGGCCGCGGAGGCGGTGGGGGAGTGGGTGGCATGGCGCCCTCTTTCGGCTTTTGTTCGGTTGCTTAAACCGAACATATACCGAATAAAGATGGGCGTCAAGATCAGGCTGCTGCCTCGCTGAAGTCCACCCGTCGCCCATCCTGTCGGATGTAGTCGAACCACCCCTCAAATCGGGCGATGACTTCCTGCCCGCCGAAGTCGTCGCCCTTGTTGTAGACGAAATAGTCCGAGCCGCCAGCGCGCAGGGCGAGCCCGTCGTGCTGCTGCTCCCACCAGCAGTAGGTGACAAAGAGATAATTCCGGTTGATGAGCAGCCCGATCATGTTCGGCATGTAGTCGTAATGGTACAGGGTCAGTCTCGACGGGTTCGGAAGCGCCGCGATGGCGGCGGCCCGGCGCCGGACCTGCCGGGCGATGGCGCCCGCCATCTCGAAGCGCCCGAAGACCGCATCCTCGGGGGTGCAGAGCTTCGGTTCGAGGAGGGCAACCTCGATTTCGAAGCGAACCTTCTCCGCCAGCGAGTCGGGGTCGTGATCATTGAGCATCTTCTCCAGCACGTTCTGCCAGCCGTGGCGGCCCGCGAGCCCGATGTAGTGAATCGTGACCTCGCGCTCGTCGGCCACGATCTCACGGATCTCCCGGTAGAGGTCGTTGGAGTTGATCAGGTTCACGCCGCGCGGGGCCTTGACGGTCTTCTCGTAGATCTCGAACAGCATCTCGAGCAGGATGAGCCCGAGCGCGATCAGTGCGCCGGCGCCCGCGGCATCGCGCACGTCGGCCGGTAACAACGCGGCAGGGAGCGACTGCACCAGGACGACCACCAGCATCGTCAGGTAGGCAATCGGCTTCTTCGCCTTTTCGTAGCCCTCGCGGATGCGTTCGATCAGGGACTTCGGCCGGCCGTACATCGGCAATCTCCTGGTGGGAGCGGGCGAGGAGGGGATGATTTTTCATCATAACCCTCAGACCGGGATGCGCCACCACCGGATAGTCTCTGCGCGGGCCTCTTCGGCCGATACAACGGTAAGTGGTTGCAGGGTAATTGGATACGACTTGATTTAGAGATAATCAAACAGCAAATTGCATTACGGGCCGGGGGTTGAACTCACCGCGCTCCGCGTTGGGTTCCTGCCGCCCACGTCGCACCAAGGAGGCTGCTCAGCCGATCACATTTTCGTTCCTCCAGCCAGGAGGCGTTCACCATGTTTGTCGGACACTACGGCGTGTCCTTCGCTGCCAAACGCTTTGACTCCTCGATTCCGCTCTGGGTGCTCTTCCTCGCCGTCCAACTCCTCGATGTCATCTGGGCCCCATTCATTCTCCTCGGCATCGAGAAGCTCCGGATCGTGCCCGGAATCACGGCCTCGAATCCCCTGGATCTCTACTACATGCCGTACACGCACAGTCTCGTGGCCGCTCTGCTCTGGTCGATCATCGTGTTCGTCGGCTACCGGGCACTCAACAGGCACCGCGGGGGCGGGCGCGCGGCGCTCGTGGTTGCGGTCGCAGTTTTCTCGCATTGGATCCTCGATTTCCTCGTACATCGGCCGGACCTGCCACTCTATAGCGACACAATGAAGGTTGGCCTCGGGCTCTGGGACTACCCTGTCGTCGCCCTCGCGCTGGAATCCGCGTTGTTGTTCGGCGGGATTTGGCTCTACCTGGCCAGGGCGACGGTGCGTCGGCTGCCAGTCGTGATCTTTGGCGCCGTGATGCTGGTGATCCAGGTCTACATCTTCTTCGGCCCCCCGCCGGCATCCGACAAGGCGGCCGCATGGACCGCGCTGGCTGCCTACGGAGTCTTCGCCTTTGTCGCCGCCCGATTGGATCGACCACCTGCTGGAGCAGTCGCGGGGCACAGCGGGCAAGCGGCGGTAGATTGATGTAACGGCCTTGGTGTGTAGCATTCTCAGAATGCAGTCGTACCGCCGTCAGCACCTGAGGCTTCCCGATCGAGGCTTGCCCAATCGATGCGATTTCAGCACGCATTTGCCTGCTTCGCTCTTGCCATCGGTGGCGGCGCGTTGCCCCTGGCCGCCCAGGCGCCGCGCGCCACCGTCCGCGAATACGAGCGGGTGTTTCCAACCTATCCGTTCAGCGACCCGAACCCGATCCCGGTCGTCGGTCGGATCTATCCGTATTTCCGCTTCGATGGCTTCACCGACGTTGCCGAGCCGCGCGCCTGGAAGGTCGTCGAGCTCGAGAACGCCTACCTCAAGGTGATGATCCTGCCGGAAATCGGCGGCAAGATCTGGAACGCCGTGGACAAGCGGACCGGCCGATCGTTCATCTATTTCAACCAAGTGGTGAAGTTCCGCGACATCGCCATGCGCGGCCCCTGGACCAGCGGCGGCATCGAGGCCAACTACGGGATCATCGGCCACACGCCGAACGTGGCGACGCCGGTGGACTACGTGACGCGCACCAACCCCGACGGCAGTGTGAGCTGCATCATCGGTGCGCTCGACCTCCTCACCCGCACCCCCTGGCGGCTCGAGATCCGGCTCGGCCCCGCCGACGCGTCGTTCAGCACGACCTCCTTCTGGTACAACGCCTCGGCGCTGGAGCAGCCTTACTACTCCTGGATGAACGTCGGCATTCCGGTGCGCGGCAACCTCCAGTTCGCCTACCCGGGCACCAGCCGCCTGGGCCACGCCGGCGAGCACGCCCCTTGGCCCGTCGACACCACGGGGCGCGACCTCAGCTGGTACGAGAACAACGACTTCGGCGGGTACAAGTCGTACCACGTCTTCGGGCGGGAGACTGATTTCTTCGGGGCCTACTGGCACGACGACGACGTCGGGATGGTCCGCTACGCGCCGCGCGACGAGAAAGCCGGCAAGAAGATCTGGATTTGGGGCCTCTCCCGGCAGGGGATGATCTGGGAGCAGCTGCTCACCGACAGCGACGGGCAGTACGCCGAGGTGCAGTCGGGGCGGCTGTTCAACCAGACGGCGGAGCAGAGCACCTTCACTCCCTTCAAGCACTTCGGCTTCACGCCCCACGTCGCCGATCGGTGGACCGAGTATTGGTATCCCGTTGGCGGCATTGCCGGCATCGTCGCGGCGAGCCGCCTTGGCGCCATGAACGTGACGATGCTGGATGATCGGCTCGTCATCGCGCTTTCGCCCGTGGAACCGCTCGCCGACACCGTCAGCGTGTATGCCGGGGCGCGCCGCCTCTACAGTCGGTTTGTCCAGCGCCAGCCGCTCGACCTGTTCGTGGACACCGTATCTGTGGGCGGCGCAATACCAGACAGTCTCCGCGTCACCGTGGGCGGCCATCGGCTCGAGTACCGTCTCGACCCGAATTCCGGCGACCTCGCCCGGCCGCTCGATGCGCCGGAAGGTTTCGACTGGGAGTCGGCATACGGGCGCTATCTGCGGGGGAAGGAGTGGCTGCGGCAGCGGGAGTACGGGCCGGCCACCGCGTACCTGGACAGCGCGCTCGCGCGCGACCCGTACTTCGTGCCGGCGCTCGCCGACCGCGCCATGCTTGCGATCAGGAGCACGGATTATGAAGCCGCCCGCGGGTTCACCACCACTGCTCTCCAGGTCGACACCTACGACGGGGCTGCCAACTACTACTATGGCCTCGCCAACCGCCGGCTCGGCCGGCTGGCCGACGCGAAGGATGGCTTCGAGATCGCGACGCTCTCACCCGGGTACCGCGGTGCCGCGTGGACGGAACTGGCCCGGATGTCATTGGCCGCCGGCAACACGGACGCGGCGGTGGCCTTCGCCGACAAGGCGCTGACGGTCGAGCCGGACAATCTCGACGCCCTCGGTGCCGGCGCCGTTGCCGCGCGGCGGCGCGGCGACCCGACAGCGCATGCGCGGTGGGTCGCGCGTCTGGCGCAGGCCGATCCGCTCAGTCACCAGGCGCGGCTGGAGCGATTGCTCGCACAGGGTGATCCGGCGCTGCCTCGCAAGCTCACCGCCGGCATCCGGAGCGAACTCCCGGAACAGGTGCTCCTCGAGCTGGCGGCATGGTATGTCGACGCAGGCGACACGGCCGTTGCCGGTCGCGTCCTGGAGGCGGCGGGCGACGCCCCCGAGGCACTCTACTGGCGGGCGTACCTGCTCGACGACTCCTCGGCGACTCGCGCCGAGCTCCTGCGTCGCGCGAACGCCCTGTCACCCCGGTATGTCTTCCCGTTCAGGCCGGAAATGGTGCCCTCACTCCAGTGGGCGGCAGCACAGAGCCAGGACTGGAAACCACGCTACTACCTGGCCCTGGCCTGGTGGGGGGCCGGACGGCTGGGTTCGGCCGATTCGCTCCTCACTGCGCTGGGCGACGTACCCGACTTCGCCCCCTTCTATGCCGCCCGGGCCACGTTCCCGGGGCGCCCTCCCGCACTCGCCAGGAGCGATCTGGAGCATGCGGCGGCGCTCGACTCTGCGGAATGGCGCTACGGGCGCCTGCTCACGGAGCACCTCCTGGCGACGGGCGACTCCGCCGGCGCGGCCGCGATGGCGAGGGCGTATGCTGCCCGATTCCCCGACAACTATATCCTGGGGCTCACGCTGGCCACGGCGCTGGAGGCGGATGGTGAGTACGGCGCGGCGGATTCCGTGCTGGCCCAGCTCGAGGTCCTGCCGTACGAGGGTCGCCACGACGGTCACGTGCTCTACCGGCGGGCCAAGCTGATGCTGGCGGTGCAGGCGATCCACGCGGAGCAGTGGGATTCAGCGGCCGCCCTGATCGCGGCGGCCCGGCTCTGGCCAGAACGTCTGGGGGCGGGGAAGCCCTACGACGCCGATCTCGATGAGCGACTCGAGGACCTGCTCCTGGCCGATGTGCGCTACCGGAGCGGAGCCTCGACGACATCGGCGCGGGGCCTCCTGGCGGGGTACACCCCCACGGACGGCGATGCGGTCGTGCTGGATGCCTGGAGGGCGACGGCACCGCGGCGGCCCCCCGGCGGGTGGACCAACTGGCTCTACGTCGTGTTTGGGGTGCTGGTGGTGGCGCTCCTTAGCCGCCGTTTCCGGAGACGCGGCAGGGGGGCGTGACGGGCGTGGCCTGAGACAAGAAACTTGTGCTCCCGGGCAGAAGGTGTATTGTCTCTCCATCTCGACCCGCTCTCACCTCATCTCGATCTGCGAGGAATCATGCGCAAACTTCTGCTTCTTCCCCTTCTCCTCTGGGCCTGTGGTGGAGACAAGGCGCCCAAGATGGATGAGGCCGCCATGGCAGCCCCGGCCGCGCTGACCGCCGCGGATGTTGTTGGCAACTATGCCGGCGTCACCACGATCGACGGTACTGATAGCGTCTCGAACTGGACGTCCATGGCGATG belongs to Gemmatimonadales bacterium and includes:
- a CDS encoding DUF5107 domain-containing protein: MRFQHAFACFALAIGGGALPLAAQAPRATVREYERVFPTYPFSDPNPIPVVGRIYPYFRFDGFTDVAEPRAWKVVELENAYLKVMILPEIGGKIWNAVDKRTGRSFIYFNQVVKFRDIAMRGPWTSGGIEANYGIIGHTPNVATPVDYVTRTNPDGSVSCIIGALDLLTRTPWRLEIRLGPADASFSTTSFWYNASALEQPYYSWMNVGIPVRGNLQFAYPGTSRLGHAGEHAPWPVDTTGRDLSWYENNDFGGYKSYHVFGRETDFFGAYWHDDDVGMVRYAPRDEKAGKKIWIWGLSRQGMIWEQLLTDSDGQYAEVQSGRLFNQTAEQSTFTPFKHFGFTPHVADRWTEYWYPVGGIAGIVAASRLGAMNVTMLDDRLVIALSPVEPLADTVSVYAGARRLYSRFVQRQPLDLFVDTVSVGGAIPDSLRVTVGGHRLEYRLDPNSGDLARPLDAPEGFDWESAYGRYLRGKEWLRQREYGPATAYLDSALARDPYFVPALADRAMLAIRSTDYEAARGFTTTALQVDTYDGAANYYYGLANRRLGRLADAKDGFEIATLSPGYRGAAWTELARMSLAAGNTDAAVAFADKALTVEPDNLDALGAGAVAARRRGDPTAHARWVARLAQADPLSHQARLERLLAQGDPALPRKLTAGIRSELPEQVLLELAAWYVDAGDTAVAGRVLEAAGDAPEALYWRAYLLDDSSATRAELLRRANALSPRYVFPFRPEMVPSLQWAAAQSQDWKPRYYLALAWWGAGRLGSADSLLTALGDVPDFAPFYAARATFPGRPPALARSDLEHAAALDSAEWRYGRLLTEHLLATGDSAGAAAMARAYAARFPDNYILGLTLATALEADGEYGAADSVLAQLEVLPYEGRHDGHVLYRRAKLMLAVQAIHAEQWDSAAALIAAARLWPERLGAGKPYDADLDERLEDLLLADVRYRSGASTTSARGLLAGYTPTDGDAVVLDAWRATAPRRPPGGWTNWLYVVFGVLVVALLSRRFRRRGRGA
- a CDS encoding radical SAM protein, producing MRLVAGPVGSGAGGQSLQRGSQLSFLPRGPAAPLPRLGVAESRAVTFEAVPTRSVLNSPAATHMPFWSVNPYIGCEFGCTYCYARDTHRWTMERLSFPASPLPRPDPFETRILVKTNAPTIFRRTLIPARIDGKPIVIGTATDPYQPAERRFRITRGLLESLLPHRGLHLGIITKSPLITRDIDLLVQLAERHTVRIHISLAALEGRLVRRIEARSPAPHARLRALGRLAAAGLDVGLLVAPIIPGVTDGRTQLTALFRAAKEAGARRVAGEALRLGPAARRHFLPHLAREFPDLAARYARRYGQRQTAGKDYTTALARRLDAIRQELGLEGGHGL